Genomic window (Lynx canadensis isolate LIC74 chromosome D3, mLynCan4.pri.v2, whole genome shotgun sequence):
CACCTTGTGGGGTGCTGCCGACTCTGGAAGTGCTATCTGCCTTGGGCGCTGCCAGTCTCCGTGGGGATGCCCCGACTGAAAACAAAATCTGGTCTGTTccctggctgggctgggctgggctaggCCTGGCCAGGCTGGATGTGCCTGGGTGTGTGTGGGCGGTTGGGGGGAGGtactgttttctgtctctctgggtgTGGCCACAGGGCCCTGGTGGGTGCTGCCCACCTTAGGAATGGGGAACTGGGTGGGCTCAGGGGCCTCATCGCGGCCAAAGTCAATCATTGTGCCACACTTGGCCACGTCGTCCACCCAGAAGCCTTCAAACAGCTGACCGTGGTCCAGGTGGAAGAAACGGCCCGACCCATTCTTCATGCCTCTCTGCCAGTAGCCCTCGTAGCGGTTCCCGTTCTCTGGGGGAAAGGACAGGGTCACTTGGGTGCTGGACACACCTAACCAGGCCCCACTACCACGTTGGCCCCTCCGCATGCCACTGTGCCCACAGGGAAGCCAGAAGGAGACCAAGACGTTGAGAgtgccctgggctgggctgcctgGAGTCTGGGAGGCCCGAACTATAAACATCAGAGCCTAGGGGTGTCAATGGCTTCCGGAATCAGAGCCGGTCCAAGTCTTGCCTCCACTACTTGCCTGAATTTGGATGAGCAACATCGTTTCCTATTTATACAAAATGTAGCTACTGACACGAAGAGGCAATGTTTTTCCGGCACTCATTCTGCCCATGGTTCTTTGCTATGTTTCTGACCTCACGCGCTCCTCACAAAAACAGTTCTATGAAGGATAACGGActccatttttacagatggaGCTTGAAAGCTCAGGGAGTTTGACTGacgtgctcaaggtcacagagctaggaagTGTCAGAGACAAGATTTGAAGCCAAGGGCTGTTCATCCCAGGAGACCATGCTCTTAATCATGAATTAACTCTCCTGCTCAACGGATGGTGGTGGTGCTGCAAAAGGAGTAATAATAAAGCTAGCACTTCTCCGCTGAGACGCTCGCAGCCATGTGGTCTCGGGCAAATCACTCGACCATTCtgtctcatttcctcatttgtaaaatgggaataacagtaaCACCTACCTCACAGAATTGCGGTGGAGATTAAATAAGTCAAAACACAGAAAGGGCTTAGAAGGATACTGGATAAACTCTAGGTCAGAGGTCAGCAGACTTTTTCTGTGAAGAGACAGACGGTATTTTCTGCTTTGTGTGTCACCTGTTCTCTGTCACAGCCACTCAACTCTGCCATCGAATCATGAAAGCAGCGTGCACAATGTGTAAATGTATGAGCAAGTcagtgtgccaataaaactttacttaccaAAACGTATGCGGAGCTGGATTTGGATTTGGTTCAAGGAATGTAATTTGCTGACACCTGCTACCTCCAAGTATGAGCTATAATATTGTTGAACACTTACTATTACGtgtcaggcaccatgctaagcacTCCACGAACCTCAGTGAACCTTCACAATACCCTACTTAAGTTTTATTCTTAtccttactttacagatgagaaaaccaaagcgCGAGAGTTTAAGCAAATTGCCCGAGGTCACGTAGGTAGTAAGAGCTTgcagtgggatttgaacccaggcaagcTGTCTCCAGAGTCTGGGCCACTAGAAATGATGCACTTAGAACCCTTACACTATGTGTGGCCGCAGCAGGTGCTCACTAAATGCAGGCTATCAGATGCTCACTGAAAGCAGGCACAGCACTGGGTGCCCGGGGGATTGAGGACGACAGACAGAAGTGACTGGATTAAACCCTCCTCAATGGCCCCAATGCCTCAGTTTGGCCAAATCTCACTGGAAGTTGGAATCTTGAGTTTTCAGGAGACTGAGCTCTGGTCTGTGTCCTCACTaagagcacttactatgtgccaggcattggggAAACAGTGGGGAACAAAATAAATACGCAGTCCAGGTCCTTAtccagctcacagtctggagagACAATGGCACTAGCTTTATAGAtagcctactatgtgccagacgtGTTCGTAGCACCTACAAAGTGGGTACTActatcactcccattttacaggtgaggtaACTGAGGCACCGACAgaaagaaacttgcccaaggttatacaCCTAGCgctaaaaaggaaaggaagcaagcaGGTGCTGAGGAGAATGTGCTTTAGTGGAGTGaacagggaaggcctctctgaggaggagaCAGTGCAAAGACCTGGAGGATCTTCTTTCTATTGCGGGGAAGAGAGAACTGCAGTGCaagggccctgaggcagaaagCGTGGGAGGAACTGGAAGAACATGAGTCTGGCTGAAATGAAGGGATTCCCAGAGGAAGACGTGGGAAGCACAATTAGGTGAGGAGGGCCAGATGGTGCTGCCTACAGATGGTTGAACGCAGGGCAGCCACCAGGTCCAATCTGTAAAAAATTCATGCTGGTTGCTATGTAGGGAATGGGTTAAGTCCTGACGCTAAGGCAGTTTACTTGACTGATTactctttcctctgttctttcccAGCTCAATGCCTATCaggttccttctcttccttcaagtcttctgttcaaatgtcacctcttgaGGGAGACATTCCCTGACCATAAGTCAATCTAAATCGCTCCTGTCCACAACTCCTTTGTCATCCAACACACCTTTCTATTTTCAAGGGATATTCCTTAGCACTTTGGATCTAACGACTAACAGACTGCattgaccttgagcaagtcacttaacctctctgtacctcagttcaTCTGCAAAATCGGGCTAAGAGTATCTATCTTATAGGACCATAGCCAGGATTAAGTGAGCTCAGTGCTGTGTAAGCATAGACTATGATTATTAGGACCATAAGAAAATGTCTTAATTGTTGATGTTTATTGTTAGGCTCCCCCTTTCGAATATAAGCTCccaggagggcacctgggtggctcagtcggttgagagtcagattcttgattttagctcaggtcatgatctcaccattggtgagatTGAggctgggtcaggctctgtgctgtcagcttggagaccatttgtgattctctctctccctctctctctctgcccctcccccactctgtctcaaaataaataaataaacttaaaaaaagaaaaaaggaatataaattatttaagggCAGGGATCTGGTCCTGTCCTTCATCTTAGCTGGAGCTGGAGAAAGGGTTGTGGGTGGGGCGTGGCCAGCAGGCTATTGGGGCGGGGCACTTACTCAGGCGCAACATGCCCTCCCCATTCGGCTTGTCCTTCAACCACTGGCCCTCGTAGATGTCGCCGTTACTGTAGTACATGCGGCCCCACCCGCTGCGCTGGTCGCCACACCACTCACCCTCGTAATACTCCTTGGGTCCGAAAAACTGAATCCCATAGCCCTGAAAGCATGAAGGTGTCCCTGTTCATGGCGTCCCCAACACCAGGAAAGTCACCCGCATCTTCCCTGGCACCCAAGCCACACCCTGGCTACTTCCCTGTTTCCTCCCTCAGCCCTACATCCCAAGCTCATGGTCGTGAATTGAAAAAGCTCCCCGGGTTGTCCCATTGCCCTCCACCCCTATGCTGTCACCTTCATGCAGCCCAGTATCTCGTCTCTGCTCCCCACGGGTCCCCTTCCTCCAActctcccattctcccctcctcATGCATCCCCCAGTAAGCAGCTAGATGGATCTTTACATCGCACATCTGATCATGTTTGCCCCCTCTCCTCAGTTTTGATTTGACCCTATTAAAAGTCACAGATGCTTCTGAGAGAATCCGATCAGTTATGGACTTTCTCCCCAGAAAAATGAACACCACAACTACAGAGAATCATCTACTCCCCGCAGATCACACCTAAGGAAGTTGGGTTAAGCAGCCCATCTACCCCTCAAAATCCTGATTCTCCACATAGCCTTCAAGGCCCCcacctacccctcccccctcactcctACCTGTGGGCACACACACCTTGCTGTTTGACACATTCTTTGCTCCTTCCACTTTGCtacttcctcttctccttttttccctccctgtTTAAGTCTTTGTACCTTTTGGCATCACCTCCTGCAGGAAGCCTGCCCTGAATTCTCAATTCCTGTGGGCTCCCTGTGAAAACCTCTATCCTAACACCATATTAAATGTGAATTGTTTATTTTGGGATCTCTCTCCCTACTGGTCAGTAAACAGTTTCAGAGCAGAGATCATGAAATCCTGAGCTCTACCACTTGCCAGCAgtgtgtgaccccaggcaaggcacttcacctctctgagcttgtttccttatgaataaaatgagtgatgatgatgatgacgatatTGTGAGTTAGCTGAAGCATCATATGCTGTGACTCTGGCATCGCAATAGCAGTTGTTCAATAGCACTGTTATTATCTGTCTCTATGGCCTATGGTGAGGGGTCAGGCACTTATGGGTTGAGGATATGCCTCTGGCTGGCTTCTACCTCCAGGACCTTCCTTTCTTGTTCTGTGGCCAAGGGTGTGGCCTCTGCTTTCTTGCTCCCACTTTTCCTACCCCCTTCTTGTTCAGGCCCAACAGAAGGGGGATTCTTAGAAAGGAATGCCCagggaaaagaaagccaggaaatgagtgggggagatgggggaggagacTTGGCCCCCACACAGCCTGGCTGGCTTTTTGTAGCCACAGGGTTTCATGGGCTCCTCCCTGGGCCCTCTCCTCTTGCTTCCTGTTTCCTGGGTTTTGTTCTGAGAACCCTTGATGattccccaccccttccttctcccacgCACACAGTGCCCGTGTCCTCCTTCCCTCAACCCTTCCCCCCCTTTTCTCCCAGGCCTCTCTGACTgctccccctacacacacacacacacacacacacacacacacacagcctgctttCAGCCCGGCCCACACCCCAGAGCATGATGGGAACCACTCACCGATTTTTTATCATCTTTCCACCAGCCAGAGTATACTTTCCTATACTTTCCCTTCTCTTGGTCAGGATTGCTGAGGGTGCCATAGCCATCTCGCTTCCCAAACTTCCAGTCTCCCTCATAGATGGCTCCTTTTTTCTTCCAGATCTGTGTTCCTTTTCCTGATGACACAGAGATGGGCCAAGATTGCAGACACGGCAGCcatggggctggaggggc
Coding sequences:
- the MORN3 gene encoding MORN repeat-containing protein 3 isoform X2 encodes the protein MPNSKCLQKSEPLWKEWDQKAQKNGLRHQVNAVNGNCYVGQWKDNMKHGKGTQIWKKKGAIYEGDWKFGKRDGYGTLSNPDQEKGKYRKVYSGWWKDDKKSGYGIQFFGPKEYYEGEWCGDQRSGWGRMYYSNGDIYEGQWLKDKPNGEGMLRLKNGNRYEGYWQRGMKNGSGRFFHLDHGQLFEGFWVDDVAKCGTMIDFGRDEAPEPTQFPIPKVGSTHQGPVATPRETENSTSPQPPTHTQAHPAWPGLAQPSPAREQTRFCFQSGHPHGDWQRPRQIALPESAAPHKVGSTPQDGGLGLPCSPIQPLTASLQIEILDPNGVLEEALAMFKKTEEDED
- the MORN3 gene encoding MORN repeat-containing protein 3 isoform X4 gives rise to the protein MPNSKCLQKSEPLWKEWDQKAQKNGLRHQVNAVNGNCYVGQWKDNMKHGKGTQIWKKKGAIYEGDWKFGKRDGYGTLSNPDQEKGKYRKVYSGWWKDDKKSGYGIQFFGPKEYYEGEWCGDQRSGWGRMYYSNGDIYEGQWLKDKPNGEGMLRLKNGNRYEGYWQRGMKNGSGRFFHLDHGQLFEGFWVDDVAKCGTMIDFGRDEAPEPTQFPIPKIEILDPNGVLEEALAMFKKTEEDED
- the MORN3 gene encoding MORN repeat-containing protein 3 isoform X1; the encoded protein is MELSWCFPYWWVSRGTDPGPALENTKAAPEAKADTASAPPAPWLPCLQSWPISVSSGKGTQIWKKKGAIYEGDWKFGKRDGYGTLSNPDQEKGKYRKVYSGWWKDDKKSGYGIQFFGPKEYYEGEWCGDQRSGWGRMYYSNGDIYEGQWLKDKPNGEGMLRLKNGNRYEGYWQRGMKNGSGRFFHLDHGQLFEGFWVDDVAKCGTMIDFGRDEAPEPTQFPIPKVGSTHQGPVATPRETENSTSPQPPTHTQAHPAWPGLAQPSPAREQTRFCFQSGHPHGDWQRPRQIALPESAAPHKVGSTPQDGGLGLPCSPIQPLTASLQIEILDPNGVLEEALAMFKKTEEDED
- the MORN3 gene encoding MORN repeat-containing protein 3 isoform X5, with product MPNSKCLQKSEPLWKEWDQKAQKNGLRHQVNAVNGNCYVGQWKDNMKHENGNRYEGYWQRGMKNGSGRFFHLDHGQLFEGFWVDDVAKCGTMIDFGRDEAPEPTQFPIPKVGSTHQGPVATPRETENSTSPQPPTHTQAHPAWPGLAQPSPAREQTRFCFQSGHPHGDWQRPRQIALPESAAPHKVGSTPQDGGLGLPCSPIQPLTASLQIEILDPNGVLEEALAMFKKTEEDED
- the MORN3 gene encoding MORN repeat-containing protein 3 isoform X3, yielding MELSWCFPYWWVSRGTDPGPALENTKAAPEAKADTASAPPAPWLPCLQSWPISVSSGKGTQIWKKKGAIYEGDWKFGKRDGYGTLSNPDQEKGKYRKVYSGWWKDDKKSGYGIQFFGPKEYYEGEWCGDQRSGWGRMYYSNGDIYEGQWLKDKPNGEGMLRLKNGNRYEGYWQRGMKNGSGRFFHLDHGQLFEGFWVDDVAKCGTMIDFGRDEAPEPTQFPIPKIEILDPNGVLEEALAMFKKTEEDED